A portion of the Thermosipho africanus Ob7 genome contains these proteins:
- a CDS encoding MFS transporter → MKNYKKLFLLGFGFFGISIVWPLYNAYVPIFLKDFSLSSTSIGFVMTIDNIFAIFMLPLIGVLSDQTRTRFGRRMPYILIGAPLGAMFFSLIPFAREMHLLWFFMLNIIFMNFFMALFRSPVIALMPDITPPKYRSQANGVINFMGGLGALLAYFAGKPLYDKNYALPFWLGALIMLIALMLVVIFIKEDEKYKIKEGKKKKIDNVFSKSFSELKVNLKEVFLSKEKSLLMILLSILFWFIGYNALETFFTSYAKFRIGISESTGAFILGFFSLTFMLFSIPAGFIGAKIGRKKTMTIGLAIVILISILSIASVNMINNTSLVTRLLFIYFALGGIGWGMVNVNSLPTVVDMTTEEKLGGYTGLYYFFSMSANIIAPPLAGFFIDILGYDSLLYFSIASFFVATTTLQFVRRGDVK, encoded by the coding sequence GTGAAAAACTATAAAAAGCTGTTCTTACTAGGTTTTGGGTTTTTCGGAATAAGTATTGTCTGGCCACTTTATAATGCTTATGTCCCTATCTTTTTAAAAGATTTTTCCCTTTCATCAACCAGCATCGGTTTTGTAATGACTATCGACAATATTTTTGCCATATTTATGTTGCCTCTTATCGGCGTATTAAGCGATCAAACAAGAACAAGATTTGGAAGGCGTATGCCTTATATCCTTATTGGTGCGCCACTTGGTGCTATGTTTTTCTCCCTAATTCCATTTGCTAGAGAAATGCACCTTCTATGGTTTTTTATGTTAAATATTATCTTTATGAACTTTTTCATGGCCCTATTTAGATCTCCAGTTATAGCTCTCATGCCTGATATAACTCCACCAAAGTATAGAAGTCAAGCAAACGGTGTAATTAACTTCATGGGCGGGCTTGGCGCACTTCTTGCGTATTTTGCAGGAAAACCATTATACGACAAAAACTATGCTTTACCATTTTGGCTTGGTGCACTAATAATGTTAATTGCATTAATGCTTGTTGTAATATTTATAAAGGAAGATGAAAAGTACAAAATTAAAGAAGGAAAGAAAAAGAAAATAGACAATGTCTTTTCAAAAAGTTTTTCAGAGTTAAAAGTAAATCTAAAGGAAGTGTTTTTGTCAAAAGAAAAAAGTCTTTTGATGATTCTACTTTCCATACTCTTTTGGTTTATTGGATATAACGCTCTTGAGACTTTCTTTACAAGTTATGCAAAGTTTAGAATAGGAATTAGTGAAAGCACAGGAGCATTTATACTAGGCTTCTTCTCTCTAACATTTATGCTCTTTTCCATTCCTGCAGGTTTTATCGGAGCAAAGATAGGAAGAAAAAAGACTATGACCATTGGTCTTGCTATAGTAATACTTATCTCGATCTTATCAATTGCAAGCGTAAATATGATAAACAATACAAGTCTTGTAACTCGTTTATTATTTATCTATTTTGCACTTGGTGGAATAGGTTGGGGAATGGTTAATGTAAATTCACTTCCTACAGTAGTAGATATGACAACCGAAGAAAAACTGGGTGGTTACACCGGACTTTATTACTTTTTCTCTATGAGTGCAAATATAATTGCACCTCCACTTGCAGGATTTTTTATAGACATCTTAGGATACGACTCGCTACTTTACTTTTCAATAGCATCATTCTTTGTAGCAACCACTACTTTGCAATTTGTTAGAAGAGGCGATGTTAAATAG
- a CDS encoding endonuclease III domain-containing protein: MLKNLYKLLLKAYGSVGKWWPGTSEEIIVTAVLTQNTNWKNVERAIENIYKNKTKEKLLEYLYELPVDYLAELIKPAGFYNLKARRLKNLLSFLKEYDFDLSKIKRLENLREKLLKINGIGKETADSILLYALEIPVFVVDAYTKRLLKRMYGINLSDYDSVQNLFYENYPKDVKLFQELHGLIVEHSKAVCRKNPICSECKISDNCKKSI, from the coding sequence ATGTTGAAAAACTTGTATAAATTATTATTAAAAGCATACGGTAGTGTTGGGAAGTGGTGGCCAGGAACTTCTGAAGAAATAATTGTTACTGCGGTTTTAACTCAAAATACGAATTGGAAAAATGTTGAAAGAGCAATTGAAAATATTTATAAAAATAAAACTAAAGAAAAATTGCTTGAGTATTTGTATGAATTGCCAGTTGACTATTTAGCAGAGTTAATTAAACCGGCTGGGTTTTATAACTTAAAAGCAAGGCGTTTAAAAAATTTACTTTCATTTCTCAAAGAATATGATTTTGACCTTTCTAAGATAAAAAGATTGGAAAATCTTCGTGAAAAGCTTTTGAAAATAAATGGAATCGGCAAAGAAACAGCCGATTCCATTTTACTCTATGCACTTGAAATACCAGTTTTTGTTGTTGATGCTTACACAAAAAGACTTTTAAAACGAATGTATGGTATTAACCTGTCAGATTATGATAGTGTTCAAAATCTTTTCTACGAAAATTATCCTAAAGATGTCAAATTGTTCCAAGAACTTCACGGGTTAATTGTTGAACACTCAAAAGCGGTTTGTAGAAAAAATCCCATTTGCAGTGAGTGTAAAATTTCCGATAATTGTAAAAAATCTATTTAA
- a CDS encoding Rid family detoxifying hydrolase: MEFINPSNAPKAVGPYSIAVKSNGFVFVSGQLPIVVETGELIKGDIKRATEVIIKNMDNILKEAGSSLDKLVKVNVYIRDMSKFSEFNEIYEKLLNGHKPARAVVEVSKLPKDSDIEIEAVAEV; encoded by the coding sequence ATGGAGTTTATTAATCCAAGCAATGCACCAAAGGCAGTAGGACCTTATTCAATAGCTGTAAAAAGTAATGGCTTTGTTTTTGTATCTGGACAGCTCCCAATAGTTGTTGAAACGGGTGAATTGATAAAAGGGGATATAAAACGTGCAACGGAAGTTATTATAAAAAATATGGATAATATATTAAAAGAAGCAGGAAGCAGCCTTGATAAGTTGGTTAAAGTTAATGTGTATATAAGGGATATGTCAAAATTTTCTGAATTTAATGAAATATATGAAAAGCTATTAAATGGTCACAAACCTGCAAGAGCAGTCGTTGAAGTTTCAAAGCTACCAAAAGATTCGGATATAGAGATAGAGGCAGTAGCGGAGGTATAA
- a CDS encoding TM0106 family RecB-like putative nuclease: protein MQFCVSKIRSLLFCPKKFLNESKEEVFLDPYLEKKTKKVIKTGGKIKKGVLSTKLFNFKLIASNVEVISNNIEIYIISHRNGKKLYQYHYIESAAYGYIFSKHTEKKINVIFKSKYYNVTMPWEKYLKDFIDIVEELKNYKEISPRINPECKFCKYNLECTNILIKEKNLSLLRGIGSAKLEKLFEHNIYTLDDLIKNKDVVENIFGEKGKRLILQATAFIENKPILISKVEKLKNGIFLDIESYHDFHFLFGILKDNEYIPFFSFKREDEEKTFLQLIDFLKKQNAPIYHYFNYEPIQIKKLATKYKVKNKVKFEFIDIYKIISSSLAIPTISYSLKVLAKYFGFKWRTNLNGSSVIQKFEEYKKSKDKAILNEILMYNEDDVRATKLLFDIVNQFSK, encoded by the coding sequence ATGCAATTTTGCGTTTCAAAAATCAGAAGTCTGTTATTCTGCCCAAAAAAATTTCTTAACGAATCAAAAGAAGAAGTTTTTCTTGATCCTTATCTTGAAAAAAAGACGAAAAAAGTAATTAAAACCGGTGGAAAAATTAAAAAGGGAGTTTTGTCTACAAAACTTTTTAATTTTAAGCTTATTGCTTCAAATGTAGAAGTAATTTCTAATAACATTGAAATTTATATTATTTCTCATAGAAATGGTAAAAAACTCTACCAATATCATTACATAGAATCTGCTGCATATGGGTATATTTTTTCAAAACACACAGAAAAGAAAATAAATGTTATTTTTAAAAGCAAATATTACAACGTAACAATGCCCTGGGAAAAATATCTAAAAGATTTTATTGATATAGTTGAAGAATTAAAAAATTACAAAGAAATAAGCCCCAGAATAAATCCTGAATGTAAATTTTGTAAATATAACCTTGAATGTACAAATATTTTAATTAAAGAAAAAAATCTTTCACTGCTTCGTGGAATTGGTAGTGCAAAACTGGAAAAATTATTTGAGCATAACATTTATACATTAGATGATCTAATAAAAAACAAAGATGTAGTTGAGAATATATTTGGAGAAAAAGGGAAAAGATTAATACTGCAAGCAACCGCTTTTATTGAAAATAAGCCTATTTTAATCTCAAAGGTTGAAAAATTAAAAAACGGAATATTCTTAGATATTGAAAGCTACCATGATTTTCACTTTTTGTTTGGAATTTTAAAAGATAATGAATATATTCCATTTTTTTCATTTAAAAGGGAAGATGAAGAAAAAACTTTTCTGCAGCTAATAGACTTTTTAAAAAAACAAAACGCTCCAATTTACCATTACTTTAATTATGAACCAATTCAAATCAAAAAGCTTGCTACAAAATACAAAGTGAAAAATAAAGTAAAATTTGAATTTATTGATATATACAAAATAATATCCAGTAGTTTAGCAATACCAACAATTTCTTACTCGCTTAAAGTTCTGGCAAAATATTTTGGATTTAAGTGGAGAACAAATTTAAATGGGAGCAGCGTCATACAAAAATTTGAAGAATACAAAAAATCAAAAGATAAAGCAATACTAAACGAAATATTAATGTATAACGAAGATGACGTTAGAGCAACAAAACTATTATTTGATATTGTTAACCAATTTTCAAAATAG
- the dnaB gene encoding replicative DNA helicase has protein sequence MKNAPHSIEAEQAILGSILIDPETIENIISIVSSRDFFDPRHAEIFKAIEELYDEGIPIDVISICDRLKTKGKLEMVGGEIYVAQLADIVPTSAHAEMYAQIVRDKSVLRALINAASKVVEDAMSDRDVDDILDNAERVIFEIAESKTSKTYLSMDTILHEVFENLENLRTKVKDGVTSLITGIPTGFKKLDEMTSGFHKSDLIILAARPSVGKTAFALNIAKNMALHAKAPVGIFSLEMSKEQLAQRLLGMEALIELQKIRRGTLSDEEWQRLLTATGKLYKANIIVDDEANLDPRSLRAKARRMKKEYGIEAIFIDYLQLMSIKSYRENRQQEISEISRSLKLLARELDVSIIALSQLSRAVEQREDKRPRLSDLRESGSIEQDADMVLFLYREQYYKKEKTLDPHETEVIIGKQRNGPIGTVTLLFDPKFTAFFEVDPTHGG, from the coding sequence ATGAAAAATGCTCCACACAGTATAGAAGCTGAACAAGCTATATTAGGTAGTATATTAATAGATCCCGAAACAATTGAAAACATTATTTCAATTGTTAGCTCAAGAGATTTTTTCGATCCAAGGCATGCCGAAATATTCAAGGCCATAGAAGAACTATACGATGAGGGTATTCCAATTGATGTAATATCAATTTGTGACCGCCTTAAAACTAAGGGAAAACTTGAAATGGTAGGCGGAGAAATTTATGTTGCACAACTTGCAGATATAGTACCAACATCCGCACATGCAGAGATGTATGCACAAATTGTTAGGGATAAATCCGTTTTGAGGGCACTTATAAACGCCGCATCCAAGGTAGTAGAAGATGCCATGTCTGATAGAGATGTGGACGATATTTTAGATAATGCAGAAAGAGTAATTTTTGAAATAGCTGAATCGAAAACTTCTAAAACTTACCTTTCGATGGACACTATTTTGCACGAAGTTTTTGAAAACCTCGAAAACTTAAGAACAAAGGTAAAAGATGGTGTAACTAGCTTAATTACTGGTATTCCAACAGGTTTTAAAAAACTAGACGAAATGACATCAGGATTTCATAAATCTGATCTTATAATCTTGGCAGCAAGACCCAGTGTTGGTAAAACAGCATTTGCACTTAATATAGCAAAAAACATGGCATTACACGCAAAAGCGCCTGTTGGCATTTTCAGCCTTGAAATGAGCAAAGAGCAGCTCGCACAAAGGCTCCTTGGAATGGAAGCATTAATTGAACTTCAAAAAATAAGACGTGGAACATTGAGTGATGAAGAATGGCAAAGGCTCTTGACTGCAACTGGTAAGCTCTACAAAGCAAATATAATAGTCGATGATGAAGCAAATCTTGATCCAAGATCACTTCGTGCAAAGGCAAGAAGAATGAAAAAAGAATATGGAATCGAAGCTATTTTTATAGATTATCTTCAATTGATGAGCATAAAATCATATAGAGAAAACAGGCAACAAGAAATATCTGAAATTTCCAGGTCTCTTAAACTTCTTGCTAGAGAACTTGACGTGTCTATAATTGCTTTATCGCAACTTTCTCGTGCTGTTGAACAGCGTGAAGATAAAAGACCAAGACTGAGTGATCTAAGAGAGTCTGGTTCAATAGAGCAAGATGCTGATATGGTTTTATTCTTATATAGAGAACAATATTATAAAAAAGAAAAAACACTTGATCCACACGAAACAGAAGTCATTATAGGAAAACAGAGAAACGGACCTATTGGTACTGTTACTCTCTTATTTGATCCTAAATTTACCGCATTCTTTGAAGTTGATCCAACACATGGAGGGTGA
- the coaD gene encoding pantetheine-phosphate adenylyltransferase encodes MKAIYPGSFDPITFGHLDIIKRASKIFSEVFVVVMENKRKKYTFSLEERIEMIKECTKDIANIKVDYFNGLLIDYLQKNKIDVIIRGLRAVTDFEYELQMAMANKEMCPHTDTVFLMTDKKYSFISSSLVKEVAYFGGDISRWVPKNVEEKLIQKLRE; translated from the coding sequence TTGAAGGCTATTTATCCTGGTTCTTTTGATCCAATAACCTTTGGACATTTAGACATAATTAAAAGAGCTTCAAAAATTTTTTCAGAAGTTTTTGTTGTAGTTATGGAAAACAAAAGAAAAAAATACACCTTTAGTCTTGAAGAAAGAATTGAAATGATAAAAGAATGTACTAAAGATATAGCAAATATAAAGGTTGATTATTTTAACGGACTTTTAATTGATTATCTTCAAAAAAATAAAATTGATGTAATTATACGTGGTCTTCGTGCTGTTACTGATTTTGAATATGAACTTCAAATGGCTATGGCAAATAAAGAAATGTGTCCACATACCGACACTGTATTTTTGATGACTGATAAAAAATATTCATTTATCTCATCAAGTCTTGTAAAGGAAGTAGCATATTTTGGAGGAGATATCTCAAGATGGGTTCCAAAAAATGTTGAAGAAAAACTAATACAAAAACTCAGGGAGTGA